In Solimonas sp. K1W22B-7, the DNA window CGTCAGGTTGCGCGGTTCGGTATCCACGCCGACCAGTTGCGCCCAGATGTCGAAGGGCTGCTGCGCGCGGATTTCCTGCCAGGCCACCAGCGGATGGCCCTGGGCGTCCAGCGCCAGGTCGGGCCGCTCGGCGCGGCCGTCGATGGCGCGCAGGGTCTGCGCCGGCTGCCAGCTGCTGCCGCCGTCCGTGGAGTGGCGCAGGCGGATCGCCGGGCGGCGCGGCTGCTGGCCGGCCATTTCGTCCTGCCAGACCACCCAGACGTCATTGCCGCGGGCGGCCACGCGCGGGAAGCGCGCGCTGGCCGAATCCGGCGCCAGGCTCACCGGCGCGCTCCAGGCATTGCCGCTGCGGCGGCGGTAGACCACGCGTGTCGCGGCCGCCTCATGCAGTTCCGCCACCAGGTGGGTCTTGCCCTGGCTGACGGCCAGATCGGGGAAGCCGCCGAACTGGCCTGCGGCGCCCAGCGCCAGCAGGGCGCCGTCGTCGCCGCCGGCATCGGCCGGCAGCGGGATCTCGGGCTGCGCGCTGACCGGCGCGGTGGAGATGAAGATCGGCGAGATCGCCGACAGCAGCGTGTCGGGGATCTCCGTCAGCAGCGGGATCAGCCCGCCCGGCAGCAGCCCGGTGTTGATCGCCGACGGCAGGCCGATGCCGCGCGCTTCCAGCCGATACCAGGTGGGTTCCGCGCCCACCTCGATGTCCACCGTGTAGGTCTGGTTCAGCGAGGCCGGCTGGAAGGTCTGCAGCGGCCCGGCGCTGCGGCCGGGCGACTGGTACAGCATCACGCGCGCGCCCAGGCCATTGCGCACCGTGATGCGCAGCTTGCCCTTGCGCCCGGCGGGGGCGATGGCCTCGTCGCCGGCGATGGCCTCGTAGACCTCGTCGCCCTGCAGGTCGGCCTCCAGCGTCAGCTGCGGCGACAGGCCGGCGTCGCTGATGCGCGTGCGGCCGCTCCACAGCGCCTGCAGCAGGGCGCGCTCGCTGCGGTCGGCGGAAAACACCGAGGTGGTGGGGCGACCCGGCCCGGCGTAGATCCACAGTTCGCGGAAATGGTCGTCGCTGGCGCCGTTGATGCCGAAGCGGAAACCGGCGTTCCAGCGGTTCTCGGCGTAGTCGATCTCGACATCCGGGCTGCTGGCGCGGTTCCAGGCTTCCACCAGGTCCACGCCCTGGGCGCTGGCGCGGGCATTGGGCTGGCCGTCGTCGAACTCGCCGTCGTCGGGGTGCGCGGTGATCCAGACCGCGCCCTGGCTGTGGGCGTCCCAGATGCTCCACTGCAAGGGCACGAATTCCGGCTGCCCCTCGGGCTGGGCGCCCTGCACGATGGTGTCGGTGGCCCCGTGGACCGTGGCATGCGGGCTGCCGTTGGCTTCTTCACCCGGGATCAGCAGCAGGTCGCCGGATTCCCACAGCGGGTCGTAGTGCTGGTCGTAGGTGCGGTGGTCGGTCAGCGGCAGGAAGTCCAGGCCGGTCAGCACCGCCTGGCCGATCTGGTCGGCCACCGAGACGTTGCCCGGCCCCTTGTCGTCGCCCAGCTGGCGCAGCAGGCTGCCATCGGAGGAATGGTCGTCGTGGACGTGCAGGTCGCCAGCCAGCCAGCTGCCCTCGGGCGCGGTCGGCGGCAGAGGTGGTTGCGGCTGCGGGGCGGCGGCGCCCTCCAGGTCGCTACGGCTGCAACTGGCCAGGACAAGGCCCAGGCCCAGCAGCAGGCCGCGTATCGTTCGATTCATGGTTTTTCCCGGTCCGAACTGTCGTGGGTGCCGCGGGTTGCCGGGCAAAGGTCGGATTTCCAGGCAGATTCTAGGGGGCATCGGTGGGGCAGGGCTGTAGGAGAATCGCAGGGTATCCGGGGCTGCCGGCCTGTGATCCGCCAGTCTAGGGCGCCCGAATGACAGCCAGAATGCAGCCGCGGACGCTCCCAGCGACTACAATCCGCGGCTCACAGAAAAACAGCCCTACCCATGCGCCTTTCCAAGTTTCCCCTGCACACCGCCAAGGAAACCCCGGCCGATGCCGAGGTCGTCTCGCACCAGCTGATGCTGCGCGCCGGCTATATCCGCAAGCTCGGCGCCGGCCTCTACAGCTGGATGCCCCTGGGCCTGCGCACGCTGGGCAAGATCGCCCAGATCGTGCGCGAGGAGATGAACGCGGCCGGCGCCATGGAGATGCTGATGCCGGCGGTGCAGCCGGCCGAGCTGTGGCAGGAGTCCGGCCGCTGGGACGTGATGGGCGCCGAGATGCTGCGTTTCAAGGACCGGCACAAGAACGACTTCTGCTACGGCCCGACGCACGAGGAAGTGATCTGCCACCACGTCAAGCAGGACTTCCGCAGCTACAAGCAGCTGCCGATCACCTATTACCAGATCCAGACCAAGTTCCGTGACGAGCGCCGTCCGCGCTTCGGCGTGATGCGCGCCCGCGAGTTCCTGATGAAGGACGCCTACTCCTTCCACCTGGATGCGGCGGACCTGGGGCGCGAGTACTACAACATGCGCGAGGCCTACACCCGCATCTTCACCCGCGTCGGTGCCGACTTCCGCGTGGTCAAGGCCGACAGCGGCAACATCGGCGGCGCCCTGTCCGAGGAGTTCCACATCCTCGCCGGTTCCGGTGAAGACCTGCTGGCGGTGGCCGAGGGCGGCAGCTACGCCGCCAACGTCGAGGCCGCCGAGACGCGTCCCTCGGGCCAGCCGCGCGCCGCGGCTGCCGCCGCGCTGGAGAAGGTGTCCACGCCGGGCCAGAAGACCTGCGAGCAGGTCTCGAAATTCATGAACGTGGCGCTCACGGCCAAGGTCAAGCTGCTGGTGGCCAAAGCCGCCGACGGCGGCCTGATCGGCATCGCCCTGCGCGGCGACCACCAGCTCAACGAGATCAAGGCCGCCAAGCACCCGAAGCTGGCCAGTCCCTTCGAGATGGCCAAGCCGGAAGACGTGCAGAAGGCCTTCGGCTGCGAGGTCGGCTACCTCGGCCCGGTCGGCAGCCCGATCCCGGTGATCGCGGATCATGCAGCGGTGGAGTTCGCCGACTTCGTCTGTGGTGCCAACGACAACGACCATCACTACAAGGGCGCCAACTGGGGCCGCGACTGCGCCGAGCCCGAGACCGCCGACCTGCGCCAGATCTGCGAGGGCGACCCGAGCCCGGACGGGCAGGGTGTCATCAAGTTCTATCGCGGCATCGAGGGCGGTCACATCTTCCAGCTGGGCCAGAAGTACACCAAGGCGATGAGCCTGACGGTGCTGGACGCCCAGGGCCAAGCGGTGACGCCGGAAATGGGTTGCTACGGCATCGGCGTGTCGCGCATGGCGGCGGCGGTGATCGAGCAGTCGCACGACGCCAACGGCATCATCTGGCCCGATGCGATCGCACCGTTCCGCGTGCTGATCTGCCCGATCGGCATGGACAAGTCGGCAGCGGTGAAGGAAGCGGCGGAGTCGCTGTACGCCGCGCTGATCCAGGCCGGCATCGAGGTGGCGCTGGACGACCGTGGCCAGCGTCCCGGCGCGATGTTCGCCGACGCCGACCTGATTGGCATCCCGCACCGCGTCGTCATCGGCGACAAGGGCCTGGCCAACGCGCAGTTCGAGTACAAGCACCGCCGTGCCGCCGCCGCCGAGATGATCCCGGCGACCGCCGAGGCCGTGCTGGCCAAGCTGCGCTGACGAACACGCCGCCGCCGTGATCCCGCACGGGGTCACGGCGGCGGCGCGTTTCCTCTACCATGTGCTCGTTCCAGGCTCCCGTTCCGTCGTCATGATCAAGCGCATTCTCCTTGCCTTGCTGATGCTGGTCCTGCTGCTGCTCGCCGCGGCCTGGGTCGCGCTCAGCGGCAGCCTGCCGACCCTCGACGGCGAAGACCTGCTGCCGGGCCTGGCCGCGCCGGTGCACGTGGAACACGACCTGATGGGCGTGCCTACGGTGCAGGCCAGCAACCGCCTGGACCTGGCCCGCGCCACCGGCTACCTGCACGCGCAGGCGCGTTTCTTCCAGATGGACCTGACGCGCCGCGCCGCCGCCGGCGAGCTCTCGGCCCTGGTCGGGCCGCTGGGGCTGCCGCGCGATCGCGCGGCGCGCATCCACCGCCTGCGTGCGGTAGCCGGCCGGGTGCTGAAAGCTGCCAGCGAGCAGGACCGGGCGCTGCTGGCGGCCTACGCCGATGGCGTCAACGCCGGCCTGGCAGGCCTGGTCTCCAAGCCTTTCGAGTACTGGCTGCTGACGCAGCAGCCGCGCCCCTGGCTGGCGGAGGACAGCATCCTTTGCGTGCTGTCGATGTGGCTGCAGCTCACCGACGAAGCGGCCGAGCGCGACGCCATGCTGCATGCGATGCACGAGACGCTGCCGGCGCCGCTGTACGCCTTCATCACGCAGTCCGGCACCGCCTGGGACGCGCCATTGGAGGGAAGCACTCCGGTTGAAGTGCCGGTGCCAGGCCCCGAAGTCTACGACCTGCGCACGCTGAAGAAGACCAAGTTCCGCCGCGAGAATCTCGAATGGTCCGCCTACGATCGCGATCGCGCGGAACGCGGCGTCGGCAGCAATGCCTGGGCCGTGTCCGGAGCCTACACCGCCGACGGTGGCGCGCTGGTGGCGGACGACATGCACCTGGGACTGTCGGTGCCCAACGCCTGGTACCGCATGCGCCTGCAGTTGCAGGGCGAGCAGGACCTGGACATCACCGGCGTCACCCTGCCCGGCGCGCCCTTCATCGTCGCCGGCAGCAACCGCCACATCGCCTGGGGTTTCACCAACAGCTATGGCGACTGGAGCGATCTGGTGCAGCTGGAGCCGGCGCCGCGCGACCGCAGCCGCTACCGCACGGCCGATGGCTACCGGTCCTTCGAGCTGATCGCCGAGCGCATCGAGGTCAAGGGCGATCACGACGTCACCTTCAACATCCGCAATACTGTCTGGGGCCCGGTGATCGGCAAGGACGCCTCCGGCCGCGACCTGGTCGTGCGCTGGCTCGGTGCGCAGCCGGGCGCCACCAATCTGCGCCTGGCCTGGCTGGAGCAGGCGCGCAGCGTCGAGGAAGCGATCGCGGTGGCCAACGGCGCCGGCGTCCCGCCGCAGAATTTTGTTGTGGCCGACCGCAACCAGTCGATTGGCTGGACCATCGCCGGGCACCTGCCGCAGCGCAACCCGGTGGCGCCCGACGCGCCGCCGGTGGGCGGCTTCGAGCAGGGCGGCTGGAACGGCTGGCTGCCGGCAGAGGACTACCCGCGCCTGGTCAATCCGCCGCAGGGCCGCATCTGGACCGCCAACCAGCGCCTGGTCGAAGGCGATGCACTGCAGCGCATCGGCGACGGCGGCTACGAGTTCGGCGCGCGAGCGCTGCAGATCCGCAGCACGCTGCTGGCCCTGCCCGAGGCCACGCCCGACGACATGCGCCAGATCCAGCTCGACGACCGCGCCCTGTTCCTGTCGCGCTGGCAGGCCCTGCTGCTGCGCGCGCTGGACGGCCTGGAACAGGCCGGCAAGGGCGATGCCGCTGCGCGGGCCGCGGTGCGCGACTGGGGCGGCCGCGCCGCCGTCGGCTCGGTGGGCTACCGCATGGTGCGCCAGTTCCACGACCTTGCCAGCGACCGTGCCTTCGACGCGCTGACCGCCGCCTGCCGCAAGCGCGACCCGTCGTTCCACCGCATGTACCTGCGCCAGTTCGAAGGACCGCTGCTGCAGATCATCGACAGCAACGCCGTGCACCTGCTGGACCCGCAGTACGACAGCGCCGATGCCTTCCTGCAGGGCATCGCCGCCGAGATGCTGGCCAGCCGCAGCGCCCGCAAGAGCTGGGGCGAGCGCAACACCGCCAGCATCCGCCATCCGCTGTCGCGTGCCATCCCGCCGCTGTCGGCACTGCTCGACATGCCGCATACGCAACTGCCGGGCGACGCCGACCTGCCCCGTGTGCAGGACCCGGACTTCGGCGCCTCCGAGCGCTTCGCCGTGTCGCCGGGCCGCGAGGAACAGGGCTACTTCCACATGCCTGGCGGCCAGTCGGGCCACCCGCTGTCACCCTTCTACCGCGCCGGCCACGACGCCTGGGAGCAGGGCCTGAATGCGCCGTTCCTGCCGGGCGGCGCCGTGCACAACCTGGTGCTGAGCCCCAAGTGACCGAAATCCTGATCCTGTATTACTCGCGCCACGGCTCGGTGGCGAAGATGGCGCGCCAGATCGCGCGCGGTGTCGAGTCGGTGGCGGGCGCGAGCGCGCGCCTGCGCACCGTGCCACCGGTGTCGGCCGACTGCGAGAAGACCGGCCCGGACGTGCCCGACAGCGGCGCGCCCTATGCCGACGCGCGTGACCTCAAGGAATGCGCCGGCCTGATCCTCGGCAGCCCGACGCGCTTCGGCAACATGGCCGCGCCGCTCAAGTACTTCCTCGACGGCACCTCCGGCCTGTGGCTGTCCGGCGCGCTGGTCGGCAAACCGGCGGCGGTGTTCACTTCCACCGGCAGCCTGCATGGCGGCCAGGAGACCACCCTGATGTCGATGGCCCTGCCGCTGCTGCATCACGGCATGCTGCTGCTCGGCTTGCCGTACACCGAGCCGGCCCTGAGCACGACGCAGGCCGGCGGCACGCCCTACGGCGCTTCGCACCACGCCGGCGTCGGCGGACCGCCGCGGCCGCTGACGCGCGAAGAGGAAACGCTATGCCAGGCCCTGGGCCGGCGCGTCGCCGAAATCAGCCTGAAACTGCAGTGAAGGATTCCATGTCCCGACATATCCGCTGGCCGGTCCTCCTGTGCCTGCTGCCGCTTTGCGCCTGCGTCACCAAGCTGTTCGACAAGGACTACGCGCCGCCCGCAGACTCGGCAGTGGCGCGGGTGGTGTTCCTGTCGCTGGATCGCGGCTCCTATACCGTCGACGTCCTGCAGGACGAGAAGTGGAAGCCGACGCGCTGGCACGCCAGCGAGCACCGCGCCGCCGGTGGCGCTTCATTCTTCAACGAGATGAGCCAGGCCGACGGCGAAATCCTTGCCGGCGAGCAGGTTGCGCTGCGGCTGAACTTCCAGGCGCCGGCGAACGACGACGAGCCGGAACTGAGCTGCACACCGGAAGTGCGCATCTGCGGCATGGCGGACACGCGCTACGAGTTGCTGCTGCGGGCGGTCAAGGGCCAGTGCGAGGTCATCCTGCGCAAGCAGTACGTCAGCGACACCGGCGTACTGCGCCGCGACACGCTGGACCTGAAGAAGGCCGCGCGTTGCCCGGCACCTGCACCTGCACCGACGACGGAGCGCAAGCCGTGAAGCTGAGTCCCCTGATGCACGCGCTGGCAGTGGCCTGCCACCTCGCCCTGATCAGCGGCCTGCTGATCTTCTGCAGCGGCCGGCTGGCCCTGCTGTTCGGCTTCCTGCTGTTCCTGCCGCTGCCCGGCCTGCTGCGCGGCAAGGAGCGCACCCATGCCTGGACCAGCATGCTGATCTCGTTCTACTGCGCCGCGCTGGCGTCCAACGCCTATTCCTCCAGCCATGGCCGCGCGTTGTGGTTCGTGCTGGCCTCGCTCGCGGCGCTGGAGTTCGCGGCGACGGTGCTGTATGTGCGCTTCAGGGCACGCGAGAAGATCGCGGCGGCCTGATTGACGGCCTGCTGTTGCGGCCCACTTCCAGACGCGAGCCTCCTGCCTGATTCGCGCGGGCGATCCGTCGCCGGACTGGGCCTGGGACGTGAGGTTGGAGGCTTCAGTGGGCGAGCGTGAGCAGTGATGTCGGGGTTCGCTCCGCTCACCGCCAACCTACAGGGCTGGCGGATGTAGGTTGGGGTGAGCTTGCGAACCCCAACATCCCATATCTACGATCACTGGCATGCGCTATCGAAGAGCCAGTGCGCCTGGCGGCACGTACTTCTTCACGGTCAATCTCGCCGACCGCTCGAGCCGACTGCTGGTGGATCGCGTCGATGACCTGCGGGAGGCTGTTCGTTTAGTCAAACAGCGCCATCCGTTCGAGATTCCGGGGTGGGTGGTTCTTCCCGATCATCTGCATGCCGTCTGGGCCCTGCCACCCGACGATGCTGATTTCTCGACGCGATGGACGCTTATCAAGGGTGGCTTTGCCCGCCGTATCGAGCCGGGAGAGTTCGTCCGATCGAGCAGGGAGCGAAAAGGCGAACGCGGCATCTGGCAGCGACGATTCTGGGAGCACCAGATTCGTGACGAGGATGACCTTGAGCGGCATCTCGATTACATCCATATCAATCCGGTCAAGCACGGATGTGTGAGTCGCGCCGCGGATTGGCAGTGGTCTTCGATCCATCGCTATGTCCGCGCGGGCGATCTTTCGCCGGACTGGGCTGCGGATGTGGAGTTGGAGACTTCGGTGGGACCGCGCGAGCGGTGATGCTGGGGTTCGCTACGCTCGCCTGGAGGCGCCTACTTTTGGCACCGCCAACCTACAGGGCGGCGGATGTAGGTTGGCGGTGAGCGCAGCGAACCCCAACGTCCCCGCAACCTCAATCCACCAGCACCGACTGCACGAACGGCAGCGTCAGCCGCCGCTTCGCCGCCAGCGCCTCGCGGTCGAGCCGCTCCAGCGCCTCCAGCAAACTCGGGATATCCCGTGAGCGGTGGTTGAGCAGCCAACGTGTCACTTCCTCCGGCAGCTCCAGGCCGCGCGCCTTGGCGCGCTCGCGCAGCAGTTCGCGGCGGTCGTCGTCGCTGGGCGGCTTGAGGCCGAAGCGGCTGCAGGCGCCCAGGCGGGTGCGCAGGTCGGGCAGGGCCAGGGTCATCCGTTCCGGCGGTGCGTCGGTGGCGAAGGCATAGCCGGCGCCGCGGGCGCGCAACTGGTCCACCAGGCGCAGCAGGGCGATGCACCACTCGCGGTCGGGGGTCACCCGCTCGAGGTCGTCGATGCAGACCGCCGGCGCAGCCTCAAGTCCCTCGAGCAGGGAAGGGCCGTGCGCCGCCAGTTCCGCCAGCGGCAGGTAGGCGGCACGGTGTTGCCGTGCGGCAGCCTGCAGCAAATGGCTGCGGCCGCTGCCGGGCGGGCCGTAGAGCAGGACCGGCACGCCCAGCGACTGCAGGGCCTGCACGGCTTCGGCGTTGGGGCCGGGGTAATAGCTCTCGAAGCTGGCCGATTCGCGCAATTGCACGGCCAGCGGCAGCTGCGCACCGATCATGGCAGGGGGCCGGGCGGCTCTTCGGAGGCGGGTGGGGCTGCCGGCACGGGGGGCGCGGGCTGCGCGGTTCCGGCGAGGTAGAGCGGGCTCAACAGCCATTGCTGCTTGGTGTGGCGCATCAGCACCGCCAGCACCGCCGCCGCCGGCAGCGCCACCAGCACGCCGACGAAGCCGAACAGCTGGCCGCCGGCCATGATCGCGAAGATCACCGCCACCGGGTGCAGGCCGATACGGTCGCCGACCAGCAAGGGGGTCAGCACGTTGCCTTCGAGGAACTGGCCGACGCCGAACACCACCGCGATCCAGATCAGCGAGGTGGGGTCCTGGGTCTGCACCAGCATCGCGATCACGGCGATCAGCACACCGACGATGCTGCCGAGATAGGGGATGAAGCTGATCAGGCCGACGATGATGCCGACCACCAGGGCCAGGTCCAGGCCGGCGATCCACAGCGCGACGGCGTAGTAGACCGCCAGTGCCGCCATCACCGACAGCTGGCCGCGGATGAAGGCGCCCAGCACCTCGTCGGCCTCGCCGGCCAGCTGGCCGACCCGGGGCAGGTAGCGCGGCGGGATCATGCCGCGGATCCAGCTGACCAGGTCATCCCAGTCGCGCAGCAGGTAGAAGCTCACCACCGGGATCAGCAGCAGGTTGGCGACCGTGACCAGCAGCAGCTTGCCGGACTGCGACACGCGCTCCCAGGCGGCCTGGGCGAAGCCGCCGGCCTCGGACCAGTGCTGGGTGATGATGGCCTTGAGGCCCTCGGCATCCAGCTCCACGCCGGCCGGCAGGGCGATGCCCAGGCGCGGCAGGGCCTGCTCCTGCAGCCAGACCAGCCAGTCGGGGATGTTGCGCAGCAGCGCCAGGAACTGGTGGTAGACCATCGGCGCCAGCAGCAGCAGCGCCGCCAGGCCCGCCAGGCTCAGCACCACGAACACCACGCAGACCGCGGCGGTGCGCGACAGGCGCAGGCGCTGCAGGCGGTCCACCACCGGGTCGCCGACATAGGCCAGGGCGGCGCCGACGATGAAGGGCATCAGGATCGGGCCGAGCAGGAACAGGAGCAGCAGCAGGGCGGCGCCCACCACCAGCCAGGGCCAGTGCTCGCGCAAGTGGAAGCGCATGTAGTCTTCCGCCGAATCAACCGGTTCCGTGGACATGGCGCGGCCTACTGCGGAGCCGGCAGGCTGTAGCTGAAGGCTCCGGAAGCCTCGGCCTGACGCTGCAGCACGGGGCTGCCGGCGGCGGCCAGGGCGGCGGCGCCACCCTCGACGCGGGCGCGCAGCAGCAGCGTGCCATCTTCAGCGCCGACGACGCCGATGCCGCGCACGCCCGGCATGGCGCGCAGGGCCGACAGGGCGCGGCCGTAGTCGGCGATGCCGCGCACGCCGCCGATGGTGAGGGGGACCTCCTCGGTCGGCACCATGACCTGGCCCCAGACCGGCAGGCCGGCGGCGCGCACCGCGGCGTCCACCGCGCGCGGGTCGAAGCCGGCCACCAGCATCAGCTGGCCGGTGGCGTTGTCACGTTCATAGCTGAAGCGCTGCAGCAGCTTGGGCGCGCGGGCGACCGTGGGCTGCAGCCTGGGCTGGCTGGCCAGGGGCTGGCCGCCGACGCGTTCCAGCACCTGCCCCAGGGCCTGGGACAGTGCCGTGTCGCGGATGGCCTGGGACTGGTCGGCCACCAGGACGCGGGCCAGGTAGCCGTCCGCGGGCGCCTGGGCCAGGGCCAGGCAGGGGAGCAGCAGCGTCAGGGCGATCAGGAATGGGCGCATGGGCGAATCGGAGGGGCCTGAAAAGGTAGAATAGCAGCCGTTCCCGAACTCTTCCGAGGCCCTAGGCTTTTCATGGCTGCCAAAACCCCGCTGACCTACCGCGACGCCGGTGTGGACATCGATGCCGGCGATGCGCTGGTGGATGACATCAAGAAAATCGTCAAGTCGACCCGCCGTCCCGAGGTGCTGGCCGGCGTCGGCGGCTTCGGCGCGCTGGTGTCGATCCCCAAGAAGTACAAGAACCCGGTGCTGGTCAGCGGCACCGACGGCGTCGGTACCAAGCTCAAGCTCGGCATCGAAAGCGGCCGCGTCCAGGGCCTGGGCCAGGACCTGGTCGGCATGTGCGTCAACGACGTGCTGGTCAACGGCGCCGAGCCGCTGTTCTTCCTGGACTACTACGCCACCGGCAAGCTCGACAACCGCGTCGCCGCCCAGGTGATCAAGGGCATCGCGCAGGGCTGCAAGCTGGCCGGCTGCGCCCTGGTCGGCGGCGAGACCGCCGAAATGCCGGGCCTCTACAGCGGCGGCGACTTCGACCTGGCCGGCTTCACCGTGGCCGTGGTGGAGAAGAAGAAGATCATCGACGGCAGCAAGATCAAGCCCGGCGACGTGCTGATCGGCCTGCCGTCCTCGGGCCCGCATTCCAACGGCTATTCGCTGGTGCGCAAGATCCTGTCGGTGAGCAAGGCCAAGCTGGACCAGCCGCTGGGCGGCGGTACGCTGCTCGACGCGCTGATGGCGCCCACCAGCATCTACGTCAAGCCGGTGCTCAAGCTGCTGGCCGGCGGCATCGACGTGCGCGGCATGGCGCACATCACCGGCGGCGGCATCGTCGGCAACCTGCCGCGCTGCTTCCCCAAGAAGACCGCCGCGGTGGTCGACACCCAGAGCTGGACGCGCCCGGAAATCTTCGACTGGCTGCAGCGGCAGGGCAAGGTCGAGCAGGACGAGATGTGGCGCGTGTTCAACTGCGGCGTCGGCTTTGCGATGGTGGTGCCGCGGCTGCAGGCCGACAAGGCCATGGCGCAGCTGCGCCGCGACCGCCTCAAGCCCTTCCTGATGGGCGAAATCGTCCGCGGCAACCAGGACGTGCGCTTCGCGTGAAGCGCGTCGTCGTCCTGATCTCGGGCGGCGGCCGCAACCTGCAGGCACTGCTGGATGCCGGTGCCGACGGGCGCCTGGACGCGCAGATCGTCGCGGTGATCAGCAACCGCGACGGCGTCCAGGGCCTGGAGCGCGCGCGCCGTGCCGGCGTCGCCGCCCTGGCACTGCCGCACGTGGATTTTCCCAGCCGCGAGGCCTTCGATGCCGCCCTGGCGGAAGCGATCGAGGCGCAGCGGCCGGATATCGTGGTGATGGCCGGGTTCATGCGCGTGGTCGGCGCCGCCTTCGTGCGCCGTTTCCAGGGGCGCATGCTCAACATCCATCCCTCGCTGCTGCCGCGCCACCCAGGCCTGAAGACCCACCAGAAGGTGCTGGAAGCAGGGGAACGCGAGCACGGCGCCACGGTGCACTTCGTCACCGAGGAACTGGACGGCGGCCCGCTGATCATTCAGGGCCAATTCAGTGTGATGCCTCAGGATAGTGCCGAGTCCCTGGCCGAGCGTGTCATGCAGGACATCGAACTGAAGATCTATCCTCAGGCGGTGGCATGGCTGGCGCGTGGCGACGTCGAACTGGTCGACGGCGGGGTGCGGTTCGGCGGCAGGCCGCTGTCCGCGCCGTTGGGGATGGACCACCTGGAGGCG includes these proteins:
- a CDS encoding AI-2E family transporter, encoding MSTEPVDSAEDYMRFHLREHWPWLVVGAALLLLLFLLGPILMPFIVGAALAYVGDPVVDRLQRLRLSRTAAVCVVFVVLSLAGLAALLLLAPMVYHQFLALLRNIPDWLVWLQEQALPRLGIALPAGVELDAEGLKAIITQHWSEAGGFAQAAWERVSQSGKLLLVTVANLLLIPVVSFYLLRDWDDLVSWIRGMIPPRYLPRVGQLAGEADEVLGAFIRGQLSVMAALAVYYAVALWIAGLDLALVVGIIVGLISFIPYLGSIVGVLIAVIAMLVQTQDPTSLIWIAVVFGVGQFLEGNVLTPLLVGDRIGLHPVAVIFAIMAGGQLFGFVGVLVALPAAAVLAVLMRHTKQQWLLSPLYLAGTAQPAPPVPAAPPASEEPPGPLP
- a CDS encoding DUF2066 domain-containing protein; the protein is MRPFLIALTLLLPCLALAQAPADGYLARVLVADQSQAIRDTALSQALGQVLERVGGQPLASQPRLQPTVARAPKLLQRFSYERDNATGQLMLVAGFDPRAVDAAVRAAGLPVWGQVMVPTEEVPLTIGGVRGIADYGRALSALRAMPGVRGIGVVGAEDGTLLLRARVEGGAAALAAAGSPVLQRQAEASGAFSYSLPAPQ
- the purM gene encoding phosphoribosylformylglycinamidine cyclo-ligase → MAAKTPLTYRDAGVDIDAGDALVDDIKKIVKSTRRPEVLAGVGGFGALVSIPKKYKNPVLVSGTDGVGTKLKLGIESGRVQGLGQDLVGMCVNDVLVNGAEPLFFLDYYATGKLDNRVAAQVIKGIAQGCKLAGCALVGGETAEMPGLYSGGDFDLAGFTVAVVEKKKIIDGSKIKPGDVLIGLPSSGPHSNGYSLVRKILSVSKAKLDQPLGGGTLLDALMAPTSIYVKPVLKLLAGGIDVRGMAHITGGGIVGNLPRCFPKKTAAVVDTQSWTRPEIFDWLQRQGKVEQDEMWRVFNCGVGFAMVVPRLQADKAMAQLRRDRLKPFLMGEIVRGNQDVRFA
- the purN gene encoding phosphoribosylglycinamide formyltransferase, yielding MKRVVVLISGGGRNLQALLDAGADGRLDAQIVAVISNRDGVQGLERARRAGVAALALPHVDFPSREAFDAALAEAIEAQRPDIVVMAGFMRVVGAAFVRRFQGRMLNIHPSLLPRHPGLKTHQKVLEAGEREHGATVHFVTEELDGGPLIIQGQFSVMPQDSAESLAERVMQDIELKIYPQAVAWLARGDVELVDGGVRFGGRPLSAPLGMDHLEAQFR